Proteins found in one Paenibacillus sp. FSL R10-2782 genomic segment:
- the polA gene encoding DNA polymerase I, which translates to MDKLMLIDGNSIIYRAFFAMPPLTNSSGQQTNAVYGFTTMLLRLLEEHKPTHILVAFDAGKITFRHKGYEDYKGGREKTPPELSQQFPLLKELLTAFGIAQFELDGYEADDIIGTLSKTADEAGFNVLVVTGDKDMLQLASDNVTVGLTRKGVTEVEAYGPEQIQERYGLKPLQIIDLKGLMGDTSDNIPGIPGVGEKTALKLLHQYGSVEEVLAHTDELKGKMKERVETHADDARMSKDLATIYRDVTLDKQLEDVVFGGLQAETAGPALAKLEFKSLLERLSFSGEVGSAGIDVEEAAADVTVLDEQRIGELVHVLDTVDLLHVETHGDNPHHAEIVGLVFGGAGRQFFMTLDVLQTDAAKPVREWLADAGRKKRGHDLHRTDLALHWHGIEFAGAEFDVQLAGYLLDPTDANQSLSGLAAKYGLSSIRPDDEVFGKGAKYKVPDVDVLSDHVARKAAVIEALVPVQQAELEKTEMHKLFHELEMPLSRILADMEKQGILVHVEELRALGKEFEAQIETLVREIYSIAGVEFNLNSPKQLGEILFDKLGLPVIKKTKTGYSTDAEVLEKLAPYHDIVQNILQYRTIAKLQSTYVEGLLKEISDKTGKLHTYFRQTVAATGRLSSQFPNLQNIPIRLEEGRKIRKVFVPSEPGWSILAADYSQIELRVLADISDDERLKEAFVHDMDIHTKTASDVFGIPAEAVDSNMRRSAKAVNFGIVYGISDYGLSQNLNITRKEAARFIDQYFDVFQGVRRYMDDIVKDAKRDGYVKTLLERRRYLPEINASNFNLRSFAERTAMNTPIQGTAADIIKLAMVQMDVALRDRNLRSRMLLQVHDELVFEVPPEEMETMKELVPATMEAALNLSVPLKAEVSYGSNWYEAK; encoded by the coding sequence ATGGATAAACTCATGCTTATAGATGGCAACAGTATCATTTACCGGGCGTTTTTTGCTATGCCGCCGTTAACCAATTCGAGCGGACAGCAGACGAACGCGGTGTACGGATTTACAACGATGTTGCTGCGGCTTTTGGAGGAGCATAAGCCGACGCATATACTGGTTGCCTTTGATGCTGGAAAAATAACGTTTCGCCATAAAGGATACGAGGATTACAAGGGTGGACGGGAGAAAACACCGCCGGAGCTGTCCCAACAATTCCCGCTGCTGAAAGAGCTGCTAACCGCCTTCGGGATTGCCCAGTTTGAGCTGGATGGTTATGAGGCGGACGATATCATTGGAACCCTGTCTAAAACCGCGGACGAAGCTGGTTTTAACGTGCTGGTGGTTACCGGAGATAAGGATATGCTTCAGTTGGCTTCGGACAACGTCACTGTCGGATTGACCCGCAAAGGGGTTACCGAGGTGGAGGCATACGGACCTGAACAGATTCAGGAGCGTTATGGCTTGAAGCCGCTGCAAATTATCGACCTCAAAGGTCTGATGGGCGATACGTCGGACAACATTCCCGGGATTCCGGGTGTGGGGGAAAAGACAGCGCTCAAGCTCCTGCATCAGTATGGATCAGTCGAAGAGGTGCTGGCGCATACGGATGAGCTGAAAGGCAAGATGAAAGAGCGCGTCGAAACGCATGCAGATGATGCACGGATGAGCAAGGATTTGGCGACCATCTATCGGGATGTAACGCTGGACAAGCAGCTGGAGGATGTTGTCTTCGGCGGGCTGCAAGCAGAAACGGCGGGGCCTGCTCTGGCGAAGCTGGAGTTCAAGTCCTTGCTGGAGCGGTTATCCTTTTCGGGAGAGGTTGGCAGTGCAGGAATAGACGTAGAGGAAGCCGCGGCTGACGTGACCGTACTGGACGAGCAGCGGATTGGCGAGCTGGTACATGTACTGGATACCGTCGATCTGCTGCATGTCGAGACCCATGGCGACAATCCGCATCATGCTGAAATTGTGGGGCTGGTCTTTGGCGGAGCGGGACGACAGTTTTTTATGACCTTGGATGTACTGCAAACTGATGCAGCCAAACCTGTCCGCGAATGGCTCGCCGATGCTGGGCGTAAAAAGCGGGGGCATGATCTGCACCGTACGGATTTAGCCTTGCATTGGCACGGGATCGAATTTGCCGGGGCCGAGTTCGATGTCCAGTTGGCCGGATATTTGCTGGACCCAACGGATGCGAACCAGTCACTGAGCGGATTGGCAGCCAAATATGGCTTGTCTTCGATTCGTCCGGATGATGAAGTCTTCGGCAAAGGCGCTAAATATAAAGTGCCTGATGTGGATGTGCTGTCCGATCATGTGGCGCGTAAGGCGGCGGTGATTGAAGCGCTGGTGCCTGTACAGCAGGCCGAGCTGGAAAAAACGGAAATGCACAAGCTCTTCCATGAGCTGGAAATGCCGTTGTCCCGCATTTTAGCGGATATGGAGAAGCAGGGCATTTTGGTTCATGTGGAAGAATTGCGCGCTTTGGGTAAAGAATTTGAAGCCCAGATTGAAACGCTGGTGCGCGAGATATACAGCATTGCCGGTGTGGAGTTCAATCTGAATTCGCCCAAGCAGTTAGGTGAAATTTTGTTCGATAAGCTGGGCCTTCCTGTTATTAAAAAGACGAAAACCGGGTACTCCACCGATGCCGAGGTACTGGAAAAGCTCGCCCCATATCATGATATTGTGCAAAACATTTTGCAGTACCGTACCATTGCGAAACTCCAATCCACGTATGTGGAAGGATTACTTAAGGAAATTTCGGATAAAACGGGCAAGTTGCATACGTATTTCCGGCAGACGGTTGCAGCAACCGGACGCTTGAGCAGCCAATTTCCTAATTTGCAAAATATTCCGATTCGTCTGGAAGAGGGACGTAAAATCCGTAAGGTATTTGTGCCGTCCGAGCCGGGCTGGTCTATTCTGGCAGCGGACTATTCGCAGATCGAGCTGCGAGTGCTGGCTGATATTTCGGATGATGAGCGCTTGAAGGAAGCCTTCGTCCACGATATGGACATTCATACGAAGACCGCGTCCGATGTTTTCGGCATCCCTGCGGAAGCCGTAGATTCTAACATGCGGCGTTCTGCCAAGGCGGTTAACTTCGGGATTGTCTACGGGATCAGTGATTACGGTTTGTCGCAAAACCTAAATATTACGCGCAAGGAAGCGGCTCGCTTTATTGACCAATATTTTGACGTGTTCCAGGGCGTTCGTCGTTACATGGATGATATTGTGAAGGATGCGAAGCGGGACGGATACGTAAAAACGCTGCTGGAGCGCAGACGTTATTTGCCGGAGATTAACGCCAGCAACTTCAACCTGCGTTCGTTCGCGGAGCGTACCGCAATGAATACGCCGATTCAAGGTACCGCAGCCGATATTATCAAACTGGCGATGGTACAGATGGATGTGGCGCTTCGCGACCGTAATCTTCGCAGTCGTATGCTGCTTCAAGTACATGATGAGCTTGTTTTCGAGGTTCCGCCGGAGGAAATGGAAACGATGAAAGAGCTTGTCCCGGCTACGATGGAAGCGGCGCTGAATCTGTCTGTACCGCTCAAAGCGGAAGTTAGCTATGGAAGTAATTGGTATGAAGCGAAATAG
- the mutM gene encoding DNA-formamidopyrimidine glycosylase encodes MPELPEVETIKRTLNELIVDKHIDHVTVNLPRIIQRPDDIHAFAMELADHRIIGVERRGKFLRILLDGLVLVSHLRMEGRYGLYSENDPVEKHTHVIFHFTDGTELRYQDVRQFGTMHLFTEGQDLLEKPLNKLGLEPMEESFTPEALRAAVGTRSTSIKAALLNQSYVVGIGNIYVDESLFKAGIHPAQPAKSLDENQFRVLHEAIISTLSASILVGGSSIKSFVNGQGEAGDFQHQLQIYGRSVKPCVHCGTLIEKSVVAGRGTHHCPVCQPLR; translated from the coding sequence ATGCCGGAATTACCGGAAGTAGAAACGATTAAACGAACGTTAAACGAGCTTATCGTCGATAAACATATAGATCATGTGACCGTGAATCTGCCGCGCATTATTCAGCGGCCTGATGATATACACGCTTTTGCTATGGAATTGGCTGATCATCGCATTATAGGAGTGGAGAGACGCGGGAAGTTTTTGCGGATTCTGCTGGACGGGCTGGTGCTTGTTTCCCATCTCAGAATGGAAGGGCGATATGGCCTGTATTCGGAAAATGATCCTGTGGAAAAGCATACTCACGTTATCTTTCATTTTACGGATGGTACGGAATTACGCTATCAGGATGTTCGCCAATTCGGCACGATGCATTTATTTACGGAAGGACAGGATTTGCTGGAAAAGCCGCTGAACAAGCTCGGTTTGGAGCCGATGGAAGAATCCTTTACGCCGGAGGCGCTTCGCGCCGCTGTCGGTACCCGTTCAACCTCGATCAAGGCTGCCCTGTTAAACCAGTCATATGTTGTAGGCATCGGGAATATTTATGTGGATGAGTCGTTGTTTAAGGCGGGTATACATCCGGCACAGCCAGCCAAAAGTTTGGATGAAAACCAGTTTCGTGTGTTGCACGAAGCTATTATCTCCACTTTAAGCGCGTCGATTCTGGTCGGAGGTTCGTCCATCAAATCATTCGTCAACGGGCAGGGTGAAGCGGGCGATTTTCAGCATCAATTGCAAATCTATGGACGTAGCGTTAAGCCTTGTGTTCACTGTGGTACATTGATCGAAAAATCCGTCGTAGCCGGACGTGGTACACATCATTGCCCGGTCTGTCAGCCCCTGCGTTGA
- the ytaF gene encoding sporulation membrane protein YtaF encodes MANHWGALLLLAFALSLDSFGVGVTYGLRKMKIPLLSIVIISVCSGLVIGISMQLGALLSQVLSPVYTTVFGAVILIGIGCHSLYQSLHRKEDLIDDPDPVSRNVLEAEKSLEVQEERTVFSLEFRKWGLVIRILRSPSAADMDRSGSISATEAIWLGIALSVDAFGAGLGAAMLGFQPLATALAIAFFSGTFLIAGMKTGFCLSAFRFMKALGVLPALLLIMMGILKLL; translated from the coding sequence GTGGCTAATCATTGGGGAGCCCTGCTGCTGCTGGCATTTGCGCTAAGTCTTGACAGTTTCGGAGTCGGTGTTACATATGGGCTACGCAAAATGAAAATTCCACTGCTGTCCATTGTTATCATTTCAGTATGCTCAGGTTTGGTCATTGGCATATCCATGCAGCTAGGCGCATTATTGTCCCAGGTTCTGTCTCCTGTATATACGACGGTTTTTGGCGCTGTCATTCTGATTGGGATTGGCTGTCACTCTTTGTATCAGTCTCTGCATCGCAAGGAAGATTTGATTGATGATCCTGATCCTGTGAGCAGAAATGTTCTGGAGGCTGAGAAATCCTTAGAAGTGCAAGAGGAACGGACTGTATTTTCTTTGGAATTCCGCAAATGGGGTCTCGTTATTCGGATTCTCCGAAGTCCGTCTGCTGCAGATATGGACCGTTCAGGCAGTATATCCGCTACGGAGGCGATTTGGTTAGGGATCGCTTTATCGGTAGATGCGTTCGGTGCAGGATTGGGAGCAGCTATGTTGGGCTTCCAGCCACTCGCTACCGCGCTGGCTATTGCATTTTTCAGCGGGACATTTTTGATTGCAGGTATGAAAACAGGTTTCTGTCTATCGGCATTTCGATTTATGAAGGCGCTGGGTGTGTTACCGGCATTATTATTGATTATGATGGGTATATTGAAGCTGTTATGA
- the coaE gene encoding dephospho-CoA kinase (Dephospho-CoA kinase (CoaE) performs the final step in coenzyme A biosynthesis.) — MNIGLTGGIATGKSTVSALLVAKGALLIDADAIAREVMLPGHPVLMAVIQHFGQAVMNSDGTLHRKKLGEIVFEDPAQRQALNDITHPAIREEMRTRMGSYEREHPDKLILADIPLLYESGLESLYDEIMVVYVPRDVQLQRLMLRDGLTEEQAGLRLSAQMDIEQKRSLADIVIDNSGTQAETKQQIDQFWQRKGLA, encoded by the coding sequence ATGAATATCGGATTAACCGGAGGTATTGCTACCGGTAAAAGCACCGTGTCGGCTCTACTGGTCGCCAAGGGTGCGCTGCTGATCGACGCAGATGCCATTGCCCGGGAAGTAATGCTTCCGGGGCACCCGGTGCTGATGGCGGTCATACAGCATTTTGGACAAGCTGTGATGAACAGTGATGGAACTTTGCACCGCAAAAAGCTGGGCGAGATTGTATTTGAAGACCCTGCTCAGAGGCAGGCGCTTAACGATATTACACATCCTGCGATTCGTGAGGAAATGCGTACGCGCATGGGATCTTACGAACGCGAACATCCAGACAAACTTATTTTGGCGGATATCCCGTTACTGTATGAGTCAGGGCTGGAAAGCTTGTACGATGAAATTATGGTGGTATACGTACCACGCGATGTGCAGCTCCAGCGTCTGATGCTCAGAGATGGATTGACCGAGGAACAAGCCGGACTTCGGTTATCCGCGCAAATGGATATTGAACAAAAAAGAAGCCTGGCCGATATCGTCATCGACAATAGTGGAACACAGGCTGAAACAAAACAGCAAATTGATCAATTCTGGCAGCGAAAGGGACTGGCATGA
- a CDS encoding lytic transglycosylase domain-containing protein, with amino-acid sequence MNILRKKRVLLTLFVGFVLILFFNSNWMSWFYPIQYKDEIRQYSQTYEVDPFLVASIIRVETNFKASKQSHKGALGLMQIMPDTANWIMDSTQIQKVPLDNVKHEPGTNIELGTWYVHNLSVKFKNNPIAIVAAYNAGPGKVQEWLDKGVWDGKEESIKQIPFGETRHYVQRVIYYYRQYTKIYNQF; translated from the coding sequence ATGAATATTTTGCGCAAAAAAAGAGTCCTGCTGACTTTGTTTGTTGGGTTTGTCTTGATTCTGTTTTTTAATTCAAACTGGATGTCGTGGTTCTATCCGATTCAATATAAGGATGAGATCCGGCAATACTCGCAGACGTATGAAGTGGATCCGTTTTTGGTGGCGTCCATTATCCGTGTTGAGACGAATTTTAAGGCCAGCAAGCAGTCGCACAAAGGTGCACTGGGACTCATGCAGATCATGCCTGATACAGCGAATTGGATTATGGACAGCACCCAGATCCAAAAGGTTCCGCTGGATAACGTCAAGCACGAGCCCGGCACCAACATTGAGCTGGGAACCTGGTATGTGCATAACCTGTCGGTAAAATTTAAGAATAATCCCATAGCTATCGTTGCAGCTTACAACGCAGGCCCCGGTAAAGTGCAGGAGTGGCTAGATAAGGGCGTATGGGATGGGAAAGAAGAATCCATTAAGCAAATCCCTTTTGGCGAGACACGACATTATGTACAGCGGGTTATATACTACTACAGGCAGTATACGAAGATTTATAATCAGTTTTAA
- a CDS encoding alpha/beta-type small acid-soluble spore protein has protein sequence MAQGNNGNSNNLVVSKASGALEQMKYEIAQELGISIPQDGYQGNMTSYENGSIGGYITKRLVTIAEQQLAGQYQ, from the coding sequence ATGGCACAAGGAAACAATGGCAACTCCAACAACCTGGTAGTCAGCAAAGCCTCCGGCGCTCTGGAGCAAATGAAATATGAAATCGCTCAAGAGCTGGGTATCAGCATTCCTCAAGATGGATACCAAGGTAACATGACTTCCTATGAGAACGGTTCGATCGGGGGCTACATTACAAAACGCCTCGTAACGATCGCCGAACAACAATTGGCAGGTCAATACCAATAA
- the nrdR gene encoding transcriptional regulator NrdR produces the protein MKCPYCTYNGTKVLDSRPANDNKSIRRRRECEQCARRFTTFEMVEETPLMVIKKDGSREEFSRDKMLRGLIRACEKRPVSVEQLDMIVSQVENAIRNTAATEVDSQQIGELVMEQLYPVDEVAYVRFASVYRQFKDINMFMKELKTLLSKDAASD, from the coding sequence ATGAAATGTCCGTACTGTACTTACAATGGAACAAAGGTGCTGGACTCGCGGCCCGCGAATGACAACAAGTCCATCCGCCGCCGCCGTGAATGTGAGCAATGTGCTAGGCGTTTTACCACCTTTGAAATGGTGGAGGAGACTCCGTTGATGGTCATTAAAAAAGATGGCAGCCGTGAAGAATTCAGCCGTGATAAAATGCTGCGCGGTCTCATTCGGGCCTGCGAGAAGCGTCCTGTATCAGTCGAGCAGCTGGATATGATCGTATCCCAGGTGGAAAATGCTATCCGCAACACAGCCGCCACTGAAGTGGACAGCCAGCAGATCGGCGAGCTGGTCATGGAACAGCTCTATCCTGTTGATGAGGTCGCCTACGTACGCTTTGCGTCCGTATATCGGCAGTTCAAAGACATCAACATGTTTATGAAGGAACTGAAAACACTTTTATCCAAAGATGCAGCCAGCGACTAG
- a CDS encoding MarR family winged helix-turn-helix transcriptional regulator produces MNDDQHKNTQRGQLELELGEQINALISASHALNVKTAARFDPSIQPAGFHIIRWLYSYGPTSATMLAESTAMDRSSVSRLVKQLELLGYVKREASPDDRRGILLSLTELGQQKTIDALKEKEFVFYEHISRWDDEQLEHFIGMLRDFNGFDHQ; encoded by the coding sequence ATGAATGATGATCAACACAAAAATACGCAGAGAGGACAACTGGAGTTGGAACTCGGCGAGCAAATCAATGCGCTCATAAGCGCCTCACATGCGCTAAATGTCAAAACTGCAGCACGTTTTGACCCTTCAATACAACCTGCGGGTTTCCATATTATCCGTTGGCTGTACTCATATGGGCCAACAAGCGCCACTATGCTGGCGGAATCAACAGCTATGGATCGCAGTTCGGTTAGCCGTCTCGTCAAACAACTTGAGCTTTTGGGTTATGTGAAAAGGGAAGCCTCCCCTGATGATCGTCGAGGAATACTTCTATCCCTCACTGAGCTTGGACAACAAAAGACGATTGATGCTCTAAAAGAGAAAGAATTTGTATTTTACGAACACATTTCAAGATGGGACGATGAACAACTTGAACATTTTATCGGAATGCTCAGGGACTTTAACGGATTTGATCACCAGTAA
- a CDS encoding SDR family NAD(P)-dependent oxidoreductase, which yields MTANPIVVITGATSGLGQLVAIELAKRGTHLVLTARSRDRAEATKEIIKGMRPSTKVDYFLGDLSLMKDVRRMGNEISTAYPKIDVLLNNAGLHAFEQRVTSEGLAEMMAVNYLAPWLLTHALQHSLKNAGSARIVNVASEASRNHGELELPEDLTNIAPFTARGSSEIYGKTKLFNIMFTGELARQWTGTGVSVNALNPGFNVTGLGRELWFASMLERLLNFFHIGDPRRGADIMTRLIVDPQYQAVTGGYFNVGTGHSIVPVHPGGDIAMQNKLWNCTKELLQQRGFLNNMT from the coding sequence ATGACGGCTAATCCGATTGTTGTAATAACTGGCGCAACAAGTGGTTTGGGGCAACTCGTTGCGATTGAATTGGCTAAACGTGGTACTCATCTTGTCCTGACAGCCAGGAGCAGGGATCGCGCTGAAGCTACTAAAGAAATTATTAAAGGTATGAGGCCCTCAACAAAAGTAGACTATTTTTTAGGGGATCTATCTTTAATGAAAGATGTCAGACGTATGGGAAACGAGATTTCAACTGCATACCCCAAAATAGATGTGCTTTTGAATAATGCAGGATTGCATGCATTCGAACAACGGGTAACCTCCGAGGGATTAGCAGAAATGATGGCTGTGAACTATTTAGCACCGTGGTTATTGACGCACGCCTTACAGCATTCCTTGAAAAATGCAGGAAGCGCCAGAATTGTCAATGTTGCCTCTGAGGCTTCACGCAATCATGGCGAGCTTGAGCTCCCTGAGGATTTGACCAATATAGCCCCTTTTACTGCCAGAGGCTCGTCTGAAATTTATGGAAAAACCAAGCTGTTTAACATTATGTTTACGGGTGAACTGGCACGTCAATGGACTGGTACGGGGGTCAGTGTTAACGCTCTGAATCCGGGGTTTAATGTTACTGGTCTCGGACGTGAGCTCTGGTTTGCATCAATGCTTGAGCGTTTATTGAATTTTTTTCATATTGGTGATCCACGCAGAGGAGCTGATATTATGACTCGTTTAATTGTGGATCCGCAGTACCAGGCAGTTACAGGAGGGTATTTTAATGTCGGAACCGGACATTCGATTGTACCTGTACACCCCGGTGGAGATATTGCTATGCAAAATAAACTGTGGAACTGTACGAAAGAATTACTACAACAAAGAGGTTTTCTTAACAATATGACCTGA